The following proteins come from a genomic window of Neoarius graeffei isolate fNeoGra1 chromosome 26, fNeoGra1.pri, whole genome shotgun sequence:
- the LOC132874115 gene encoding opioid growth factor receptor-like protein 1 isoform X2, protein MNMGNSENKDFDSTWEDEDDNEDTTESSPQWSWSAQRNMHAAEDMQKYRHKYRMIQLDDMKDHDLDNLQDEVSPNLWFYQNKIPFDADAMCIENFHMYWFGDYNKLEHDHSYIQWLFPIHEKGMNTCNALSDKEIKLFRRDEEVKKRLLTSYKLMLDFYGIELLSEETGEVKRAVNWKERFANLNGNPHNNLRITRILKCLGLLGFHHYQAPLVHFFLVETLVKGTLARVKQSILDYFMFAVVDKSKRRELIKFALCYFEPKEKFVWCPRRIRIKFLNELERAQKETELP, encoded by the exons ATGAATATGGGGAACTCAGAAAACAAAGACTTTGACTCGACCTGGGAAGATGAAGATGACAACGAGGACACTACAGAG TCCTCTCCGCAGTGGTCATGGAGTGCACAAAGGAACATGCATGCTGCAGAAGACATGCAAAAATACAGACACAAGTATCGG ATGATCCAGCTTGATGACATGAAGGATCATGATCTAGACAAT CTACAGGATGAAGTCTCACCAAATCTGTGGTTTTACCAAAATAAAATCCCTTTCGACGCtgacg CCATGTGCATCGAGAATTTTCACATGTACTGGTTTGGTGATTACAACAAGCTGGAACATGACCACTCCTACATTCAGTG GCTATTTCCAATTCACGAGAAAGGAATGAACACATGTAACGCACTTAGTGACAAAGAAATCAAG TTGTTCCGTAGGGATGAGGAGGTAAAGAAGAGACTGTTAACGTCTTATAAGCTCATGTTGGACTTCTACGGTATAGAACTTCTCAGTGAGGAAACTGGAGAGGTGAAACGTGCAGTAAACTGGAAAGAGCGATTTGCAAACCTAAAtgg AAACCCACACAACAACCTTCGCATTACCCGCATTCTGAAGTGCCTGGGATTACTAGGGTTTCATCACTATCAAGCACCGCTGGTCCACTTCTTCCTTGTGGAGACTCTGGTCAAAGGCACACTTGCCCGAGTAAAGCAGAGCATTCTGGACTACTTTATGTTCGCAGTTGTGGACAAATCCAAAAGAAGAGAGTTGATCAAATTTGCCTTGTGTTATTTTGAGCCGAAAGAGAAATTTGTGTGGTGCCCTAGGAGGATTCGAATTAAATTCTTGAATGAGCTGGAGCGTGCACAGAAAGAAACAGAGCTACCATAA
- the LOC132874115 gene encoding opioid growth factor receptor-like protein 1 isoform X1, translating into MNMGNSENKDFDSTWEDEDDNEDTTESSPQWSWSAQRNMHAAEDMQKYRHKYRMIQLDDMKDHDLDNLQDEVSPNLWFYQNKIPFDADGKKKKKTLSENIDISNNIHMMRKFSFFGVHPRLSSLAMCIENFHMYWFGDYNKLEHDHSYIQWLFPIHEKGMNTCNALSDKEIKLFRRDEEVKKRLLTSYKLMLDFYGIELLSEETGEVKRAVNWKERFANLNGNPHNNLRITRILKCLGLLGFHHYQAPLVHFFLVETLVKGTLARVKQSILDYFMFAVVDKSKRRELIKFALCYFEPKEKFVWCPRRIRIKFLNELERAQKETELP; encoded by the exons ATGAATATGGGGAACTCAGAAAACAAAGACTTTGACTCGACCTGGGAAGATGAAGATGACAACGAGGACACTACAGAG TCCTCTCCGCAGTGGTCATGGAGTGCACAAAGGAACATGCATGCTGCAGAAGACATGCAAAAATACAGACACAAGTATCGG ATGATCCAGCTTGATGACATGAAGGATCATGATCTAGACAAT CTACAGGATGAAGTCTCACCAAATCTGTGGTTTTACCAAAATAAAATCCCTTTCGACGCtgacggtaaaaaaaaaaaaaaaacactgagtgaaaaTATAGACATCTCAAACAATATTCACATGATGAGAAAGTTTAGCTTTTTTGGTGTGCACCCGCGTCTCTCATCTTTAGCCATGTGCATCGAGAATTTTCACATGTACTGGTTTGGTGATTACAACAAGCTGGAACATGACCACTCCTACATTCAGTG GCTATTTCCAATTCACGAGAAAGGAATGAACACATGTAACGCACTTAGTGACAAAGAAATCAAG TTGTTCCGTAGGGATGAGGAGGTAAAGAAGAGACTGTTAACGTCTTATAAGCTCATGTTGGACTTCTACGGTATAGAACTTCTCAGTGAGGAAACTGGAGAGGTGAAACGTGCAGTAAACTGGAAAGAGCGATTTGCAAACCTAAAtgg AAACCCACACAACAACCTTCGCATTACCCGCATTCTGAAGTGCCTGGGATTACTAGGGTTTCATCACTATCAAGCACCGCTGGTCCACTTCTTCCTTGTGGAGACTCTGGTCAAAGGCACACTTGCCCGAGTAAAGCAGAGCATTCTGGACTACTTTATGTTCGCAGTTGTGGACAAATCCAAAAGAAGAGAGTTGATCAAATTTGCCTTGTGTTATTTTGAGCCGAAAGAGAAATTTGTGTGGTGCCCTAGGAGGATTCGAATTAAATTCTTGAATGAGCTGGAGCGTGCACAGAAAGAAACAGAGCTACCATAA